TGCGGACCCTGAGGCGCCGCACGGACGGAAGCCGCGGGCCTCGAGAGTGGATTCTCCTCGCCGTCCACTCCAGACTGCTCCGCGCGGTCGGTCACCCGGTCGTCGCGCCGGTGCTCTTTATCGGCAGTCTGCTGGCGTTCTACTACACCCCGGCACTCGACCTGTCCATGCGCACCCACAGTGGGCACGTCCTGATGACTGCGCACTTCATCGTGGTCGGCTACCTGTTCGCATGGGTGATCTGTGGCCCCGATCCTGGGCCCACGCGACCAGCGTATCCCTTACGCCTGGTGATTCTCATCGCCACGATGGCGTTCCACGCGTTCGTCGGGATTTCGATGATGGGCTCGACGGAGGTGCTGGCCGAGGAGTGGTTCTCCGCCCTGGACCGGCCGTGGGGGCCCACCCTCGCCGAGGATCAGTACACCGGGGGTGCGCTGTTCTGGGCTCTGGGCGACTATCCAGTCGCCATCCTAGCGGTGGCGATGGCTGTGGCTTGGCACCGCGAGGACGCTCGGGAGGCGCGCCGCTACGACCGCCGAGCCGCCCGCGACGGGGACGCCGAGCTGGCCGCCTACAACGCCTGGCTGCAAGAGCGAGCCGCGGGGGACCAGGCGTCATGAACTGCTTCGGACGACCCCTCTCTTGGCGCTCTGCTCCACAGGAGCGCCGGTGACAGATGCGGACGGCACGAGAGCAAGGCTGCCGGCCTCGTGGCCCGGAACACGGCCTGTACCCGGAACATCGACATGACATGGCTCAGGGTGCTACGGAGAAGCGCACGCCGGGGACCTGAACCCCTACCCATCACCTGACTCGGTCGGACAGCAAGGAAGAAGGGACCATGGGCAATCGCAGCAAGGAAGCACAGGCGCGGCAGGCGCGGGTTGCCGCGATGCGGCAAGCACAAGAGCGGCGGGAGAGACAGCGCAGCATCCTCGTCGTCGGTGCCGCCGTGCTGGTGTGCGTCGGCCTGGTGGCGACCGTCGTCTTCGTCATCGTCCGCGAGCGTGACCGTCAGGCTCGCCTGGAGGCAGAAGCGAACGCGCCCATCGAGGGCGTCGCCGAGTTCCCGGACCTGCCCCGCGAGCACGTCACCGAACCAGTGGCGTACGAGCAGGACCCCCCGGTCGGGGGCCAACACGCTCCGGTGTGGACGAACTGTGGTGTGTACAGCCAGCCCGTGAGCAGTGAGCAGTCGGTCCACTCCCTGGAGCACGGTGCCGTCTGGATCACCTACCGTCCCGACCTTTCCGCCGAGCAGGTGCAGCGACTCAACGACCTCGTCGCCGGCGAAGACTACGCCCTGCTCAGTCCCTACCCCGGGCTGG
This DNA window, taken from Kineosporiaceae bacterium SCSIO 59966, encodes the following:
- a CDS encoding DUF3105 domain-containing protein, with the protein product MGNRSKEAQARQARVAAMRQAQERRERQRSILVVGAAVLVCVGLVATVVFVIVRERDRQARLEAEANAPIEGVAEFPDLPREHVTEPVAYEQDPPVGGQHAPVWTNCGVYSQPVSSEQSVHSLEHGAVWITYRPDLSAEQVQRLNDLVAGEDYALLSPYPGLATPVAASAWGVQLLADDASDPRLERFLTRYLQGEQTPEPGAACTGGSGGM